The Candidatus Binatia bacterium genome contains a region encoding:
- a CDS encoding peptidoglycan-binding protein — MDERRTTRQELKTGVAVSAGKAHRLMLVAEAVRLRLIGMHFETNKNFLLPAAMRGIRAVVDVYREHPGAELLVVGHTDRSGDPGINDPLSIERGEAVAAFLRDDVDAWLARYESNVSGAKRWGAREDRLMLQSLPDASSRPAGSDAVRWFQETRGLGVDGIAGTQTRRRLIAEYMAHDGTTLPPGVRLVTHGCGENFPVDAAGNVETNARDGRADAGDRRVEIFVFDPPGIRPRPAGRNSPPGDPTYLAWLASVTRTEDFRAERARLENSQITYLLRTNSGSLPIRNRPYRLAIAGRVLDGTTDDRGLVAHYQLPAGDFELEIDGVRTTLGTLPQGAEPVPHEVRGYYLSIGS; from the coding sequence ATGGACGAACGCCGCACGACGCGTCAGGAGCTGAAGACCGGCGTCGCCGTCTCCGCGGGGAAGGCGCACCGGCTGATGCTGGTGGCCGAAGCGGTCAGGTTGCGTCTGATCGGCATGCACTTCGAGACCAACAAGAACTTCCTCCTGCCGGCGGCGATGCGCGGCATTCGCGCGGTCGTGGACGTATACCGTGAGCACCCCGGTGCCGAGCTGCTCGTCGTCGGGCACACCGACCGCTCCGGCGACCCCGGTATCAACGATCCCCTGTCGATCGAGCGCGGCGAGGCGGTGGCGGCGTTTCTGCGCGACGACGTCGATGCCTGGCTGGCGCGCTACGAGTCGAATGTCTCCGGGGCGAAACGCTGGGGTGCGCGTGAGGATCGGCTCATGCTTCAGTCGCTCCCCGATGCTTCTTCTCGGCCGGCGGGAAGCGACGCCGTGCGGTGGTTTCAGGAGACGCGCGGTCTGGGCGTCGATGGCATCGCCGGAACGCAGACCCGGCGGCGGCTGATCGCCGAGTACATGGCGCACGACGGCACCACGCTGCCGCCGGGAGTCCGGCTCGTTACCCACGGGTGCGGCGAGAATTTTCCTGTCGATGCCGCCGGGAACGTCGAGACCAATGCGCGCGACGGCCGGGCCGATGCCGGAGACCGACGGGTCGAGATCTTCGTGTTCGATCCGCCGGGTATCAGGCCGCGTCCGGCCGGCAGGAACTCCCCGCCGGGCGATCCGACCTACCTGGCGTGGCTCGCGAGCGTGACCCGTACCGAGGATTTCCGGGCCGAACGTGCGCGTCTAGAAAACTCGCAGATCACTTATCTCTTGCGCACCAATTCCGGCAGTCTGCCGATTCGCAACCGCCCTTATCGGCTTGCCATCGCCGGCCGTGTCCTCGATGGCACGACCGACGACCGCGGGCTGGTCGCTCATTACCAGTTGCCGGCCGGCGATTTCGAGCTCGAGATCGACGGTGTGAGAACGACCCTCGGTACCCTGCCGCAGGGCGCCGAGCCCGTGCCGCACGAGGTGCGCGGCTACTACCTGAGCATCGGGAGCTGA